From the Candidatus Poribacteria bacterium genome, the window TTGTGCTAAATAACTGTTTGTAAAACACAACTTCACAGAAGTGCCATTTTTTTATCTGTTTCTCACGAGTTGTGCCCCTCTTGAGTCCCGTAGGGACGATATGTTTATAGAAAAACGGCATACACCCCCTTTCAGTCCCGTAGGGACGATATGTTTATTTCAGGACTTACGCACTTTTGACTGTCGTCTGTTCTGTGAGATGAGATTTTTCGGAAAACACAGTGTTCAGGTGGAAACCCACACTAAAAGTTTATGCTACAAAAGAGCAGTATGCGTAAGTCCTCTATTTCATAAAACTAAACACCTGTGAAAACAGAAGAAACGACATGTTAATTAGCACAAGTCGTTAAATTAGCGAAAAGTGTAACATTTTACAGGATTTACGCAATTTTGACGATCGGACGCTCTCTGAGAGGACGAACCGTTAAAAAACGCACACGGTTTCCTGACACGGGTTGGGAAACCCAACCCCTACAAACGCGTTTCAACCCAGAAACTTGACTAAATTTTACTATGTTTATAATATCATATATATTATAAGAATACAAATTTTTTTATTCTCTGAATCGCGGATTATCACGGATTGGGCAGATTTCGCGGATTTTAGGGGTTTGGTATCCAACGTAATACCGTGTAAAAAGCGTTGCGCTTGAGAGGTAGAAGAGATATAATACAGGTATGAATTTCCAAACATGTCGTGAGCGTTATCTACAGAGCCTCCAACAAACACAGACGGTCTCTGAGGCGACTCCAGAACTCTCCCTATACCCACATCTCCAAGTGTTTCTTGAAGATATTGCCACTGCGCATTTCGGTAGAGACACCGTCCGGTTCACACAGGAACCGAGACGGTTGAATCAGATCGGTAGGCCCGATTTCATCGCGATGGATGGCTTGCTGCCTGTCGGTTATATTGAGGCAGAAGCTTATGGCAGAGACCTTGACGCACTCACCGGACACGCCAGAGAACAAAACACCCGGTTTATTGAGAACCTGGATAACTTTATCCTTACGAATTTCGTCGAATTCCGGTTGTATATGGATGGGCAACTGCGCGCAACGGCAAACATTACGGACACACCTGAAAATTTAGAGGGGCTACTGGAACGGTTTCTGGACATTGGGGGTGTCCAAATTGCGTCCCCAGAGGCATTGGCGGGATACCTCGCTAGACGGACGCGGGAACTCCAAACGCAGATCGCAACGACGCTCACCGATGAGAGCAGCAACACCCATGTGATGTTCTCGGCGTTCAGGGAGACGCTCATCTCTACACTGACCTCTGACGACTTCGCGGATATGTACGCCCAGACACTCGCCTACGGGTTGTTCGCTGCACGCTGCACACTGCCGAACGCGACGAATTTCTCACGGCACACCGCTGTCGAGGCACTTCCGAGATCAAATCCGTTCCTCGTTCAACTCTTTTATCACGTTGCTTCTCCGACACTGGAGACGAACGTTACCTACATTCTGGACGACATCGCCTCGCTCCTGCAAAATGTCCCGACAGAGATGCTCCGCACGGCGTTTGCTGCCAGAAATCATCTCGAAGATCCGGTTATCCACTTCTACGAGACCTTCCTCGCTGAATACGACCCACAGCGGCGCGTCGATCGGGGTGTCTACTATACACCGCCACAGGTTATCTCCTATATCGTGAGGTCGGTGGATAGCCTCCTCAAAACGGAATTGAACAGACCCGACGGTCTCGCCGATGACGGGACGCTCATCCTCGATCCAGCGACAGGCACGGGTGGCTTTCTGTTGGCAGTGTTGGATCACATCCGAGAGTCGGTCACTGAAACTTACGGCACGGGAGAGTGGATTCAGTATATCAACGCGGCGTTGGTGAAACGGATTTTCGGGTTTGAGCTGCTCGTTGCCCCGTATACGATCGCGCATCTGAAGTTGAGTCTATTCTTACAAGCGCAAGGGTGGCGTGCCGATGAACGTCTCCGTATCTATCTCACCAATACGTTGGAGAACCCTGGGGAAATGCAACCCTCGCTGCCTTTTGCAGGATTTATCTCGGATGAGGCGAACGCGGCATTATCGGTGAAACGGGACGAACCGCTCCTTGTTATTCTTGGTAATCCTCCCTATACGCGTCATTCCGCTAATCCAAGCCGAGTCAAGGGAAATTTAACTTTCATTGGTGAACTCATTGAAGATTACAGACAGGTAGACGGGCAACCACTTGATGAAGATACCTCAAAAGCCCTTCAGGATGATTATGTGAAGTTTATTCGGTGGGCACAGTGGCGCATTGATAAAAACGGTGAAGGGATTGTCGGCTATATTGTGAATAATAATTTCCTTGATGCCCCTACAGTTCGCGGTATGCGACAAAGTCTGTTAGAAGGTTTCAACACCATTTATCTGCTCAACCTACACGGGAGCAACAGAAGAACGGAAGCAGTTCCTGAAGCGGAAAGAGATGAAAACGTCTTTGACATTTCGCAAGGGGTTTGCATCCTGTTGTGTGTGAAAGAAAGCGATAATCCCGCACCAGCAAAGGTCTACTACGCGGATATGTGGGGATCCCGGGAGGAGAAATACAACGCACTTTCTGAAGCCGATGTCAAATCTACGATGCGGACAGCACGGAACGAGTTACAACCAACATCACCCGATTACCTTTTTGTGCCGCAAGCAAGAGACTACAAGGCAGAATACGACAAAATGGAATGGAAGATTATTGACATCTTTCAAACCAGTTCGATAGGAATTGTCACTGCCCGAGATAAATTGACAATTCATTGGACTGCTGAGGAAGTCCGCGAAACGGTAACCGATTTCGTTTCACTTTCTGTAAACGAGGCACGAGAAAAATATAACCTACGCAAGGATACCCAAGATTGGAAGGTGCACCTCGCCCAAACAGATCTCCATAATCACCCCGATGCTGAACAGCATATAAAACCTATTCTCTATCGTCCCTTTGATACACGTTGGACCTACTATACTGGGGAATCACGCGGATTTCAGTGTAGACCGCGCCCTGAGAACATGCCCCATCTGTTGGCATCAAATATCGCTCTCAGCGTCTGCCGTATCGTCAAGAGTCCAGCATGGCAACATGTTTTGATAACCGATAAAATCACTGAGAACTGTTATATCTCAAACACTACCAGTGAGTCGGGACATGTATTTCCGCTCTATCTGTATCCGGATCCCGAGGAATTGGGGATCTCGACGGAGCGTGCGCTCAATTTTAAACCCGGGTTTCTCACCGCGCTTTCGGAGGCATTGAAACTTTCACAAGTTGAACCATTTAAGCTGCCCCAAGGCATTTCACCGGAGGAGATTCTCGCCTATATTTATGCGGTGCTGTATAGTCCGACCTATCGCAAGCGGTATTATGAGTTCCTGAAATACGATTTTCCGCGTATTCCGTTACCACAGGACATTACCCAGTTTCGCACGCTCTCGACGTTGGGACAGCGGTTGATTGATTGTCATCTCTTGAAAGAATCGCGACCCGAGGTCGCTCCTACAGGGAGAGGGGTTCCTGTGGTGCATCGGTTTGAGGGTGAAGGGGACGGTATTGTCTCACGGGTGCGGTATGTGGATGGCAAGGTCTGGATCAATCCCACGCAACATTTTACGAATGTGCCGCTTGCGGTATGGGAATATGAGGTCGGTGCGTATCAGGTATGCGAGAAGTGGTTGAAGGATCGGCGCGGAGAGATGTTGCGCTATGAAGATGTGCGGCAGTATCGTGCGATTTTGGTGGCTGTTGCGGAGACCCTGCAGGTGATGGCGGAGATTGATGGGTTTTCCTAACCTCACCTACCGCCAATATCCAAGTAATTATTTTCCTTGCGATTGATCATAGATATGCCTATAATTGATTCAAAGCCAGCACCGATAGGAGAAAAAACAATGGATGTCCACATTAAAGCAAAAAACTTCGGTCCCATAGAAAAGGCAGAGATAGACCTGCGTCCGCTCACCGTATTCGTCGGCGAGAGTAACACCGGCAAGACCTATCTCGCCGCACTTATTTACGCATTACACCAAAATTTTAGGGGCATCTCACAATTTCCTTGGGCAAGTTCTGCTGCTTCTTATTTCAGTTTTATTTCCCGTTCGCGAGACCATCGTTCACAAAGTCGGCAAGAGGAAGTAGTACAAGAAATGTTAAAGGTACTCGAAAAGTTAAACACACCTGGACGACATTTCAGATTTTCCGATCTACCTCAGCAGATGTCTTCTCGGTCACAGTCTATACTTACTGATCAGGAAAACTTCACATACGAACTCCAACGATGTTTCGACCTTGAATCTGCTTCTAAGTTAATTCGATTCACCGGGAGCCAAGACAACGAAATGAAAGTTTCACTGTCGGTTCGTGAGAGTGATCAAACATATTGGGATTTTGAGACACGAGTGGCTGGATCCGACAATCCCACTATAACAGGGCACATTAATCCAGACATGATTCTTCTCAACGCAAAGGACCCAATGCGTAGGGACAAATTCAATGAAACATCCGATGTTGAGCGTTTATTTCAGACTTTAAGCGGGCAACGTTGGCGAGCAGTGGATTCATACTACTTGCCTGCCGCTCGGAGCGGCATCATGCAAAGCCGCGATGTGCTTTCGACTGCCCTTATCAAGCGAGCGACGCGCATCGGTTTAGATCGCCTTGAAGCGTCTACATTTTCAGGAATGATAGCCGATTTTCTGGAGCAGATTTTCCAATACAGGGAACCCAAGAGATTGTCAAGCAAAATAAGTCGCGTCGCTAAACAACTGGAGACGGAGCTGCTGGAGGGTAAAATAGAGGTCAAACGTCCCACGTCAGAAGCGTATCCAGAATTTCTCTACCGTCCAGAGCAGGCGGAAGATGGCTTACGGATGAGCCATTCCTCAGCAATGGTATCCGAGCTTGCACCTTTAGTCCTTTTTCTACGAGGCATCGTCAAACAGGGGGACCTGCTCATTATTGAAGAACCTGAATCTCACTTACATCCGATGGCACAAACCAAAATCGCCCAAACCCTTGCTCGTTTAATCCGAGTCGGTGTTCAGGTTGTCATTACAACGCATAGCAACTATCTTCTCCAACAAATCGGGAATCTCATTCGCGAAGGTGAATTGCGGAAACAGGGGGAATCCACAAGTGAATCAGTAGACTATCTGAAAGAGGAAGAGGTCGGGGCGTGGTGGTTCCATAAGAACAAAGCCGTCACAGAACTCCCATTTGATCTTACTGAAGGTATAGAACCGGAAGATCACTTGGATATAGCGGAGGACCTCTATAATCGTTCGGCTGGACTTCAAAATAGAATTGAGGAAACCAAAGGGAGAGATGCCGTTGAATCTGAGTAAAGAACTTACCCACGTTCGGGAGCAGGTATCTCCAAACAGCCTCACCAATTCATGCAGCGGAGAAGGATGTACGGTTGACCTTGATGATATACCTACGAAGCGGGTTGTGATAGATGTAGAGAACGAATTTGACGCACGCCAAGATAACCGAAAAAGGTGTGACCGGATGCTGTTTTATGGGAATAAAAACACCTTCGTCGCCGTTCCCATCGAACTCAAAGGTCGTGGTAAAGGCGAAGAATCACAAGTTCTTGAGCAATTGAAAAACGGTTTAGAATTTGCCGCTACCCTCGTGCAGGATTTGAAAAAAACCGTATACGTTCCAATTGTGCTAACCAAGAACGGCATTAAATGGACGAATCCAAGACGACAAAACCAAGAACTTAAACTCACATTCAAAGGTAAGACTTTGAGAGTTCTGACAGGGCGTTGTGGTAGACCGAAGAACCTCGCCAACTTACTGTCCAACGCGGGGTATCTCTAATCTTAACCGTTGCGTGAGGATACGCGAAGAGATGTTGAAAATATGATCAATGCTTGTCTTGCTTTGTTGGATCACCAGCCATTGGAAAGCGGTTCTATACAGTCGCCCCGCTGGAGTTAAGATAATCCGCGCGTAAAAGCCTATAATCATACCGCCCTTACAGGGCTGGAACATTTAGACCCCACGTGTTTCTATAAACATGTCGTCCACTACGGGACTCAAGACCGTCAAGCGAGACAATTCTTAAAATCCGCGTCATCCGTCTAATCCGTGGTAATCCGTGATTCAGACAGACAATAGGCAATAAGACTTACGCCGAGTCCTCTTTTATAGCATAAAACGCATGTTCAAACGATTCATGTTCGGATACAAAAAAAGTTACACTTTTCACCAAATTATTTTTTTCCCAACAGAGAATCGCGACCGAGAAAAACACAAGAACCCCACGTATCTACTGGGTTCTCAACCGAAAACCTGCACCGAAATGCCAATTTAAAAATGTTATAAAAACGTAACATTTTTGAGGAATCAGGCGTCGGGATTCGGAGTTCCCTCCTACAAATCATCTAACGGAAATACCGGGCGGCGGATGTCGTGGTATTCAAAATGTAGCGGGTTCACGGCAGTCAAGCCGGGTGTGTCTACCTCGATAATCTGTCCTGCGATGGGTTCGTAGGCGGCACGATAGGCGACAGCGGCTTTGACGACGATCATCCGCATCTCCGTCGGATCGATGCCGAGACTGTAGAGCTGCTGGAGACTAAACGGGGTCTGTCGCCGACTCGTCAAGACAACCAGAGAATCCCCCACTGCCACGACAGTCGTTAATCCCTGATCGTGGTATCTCACGCCACCGTGCCGAGGTTGCGTTTCTATGTACTGACCGTCATGGATAAGCCGGACAGTGCCGCGAATCGGGACGGGATCGCCATGCAGGTCGTCCGCTTTCCCACCCACTTCGAGGGAAACCGTCCCACCGACACCCGTCTGAATGCACGTTTGGACAGCCTCTGGATCGTAGACGACCACAACGAATCCGGAGGCGTTCTGCTGGATCAATTCCGTTAAGATGAAGGTGCTATCCCCAGGTGAACCACCACCGATGTTATCCCCCATTTCAACAAGAATAACGGGAGGACTTTCAGATTGGATGGCTTGCTCGACCGCCTGCGCAGCATCGGGGAGATCGAGTGTGAGGTGTCCACGGACATCCCAGAGCATATCGGATAACCGATTTGCTTCACGTTGCGCGAGTTCTGGATCGTCATCCGTAACGACAACAAAAGCGGGGCCAGCCTCATGGACATCGGCATACGGATACCCCACGGCGACGTTTCCGACAAGGATATTCGGATCTTCTTCTAACTGCTTCGCGGCGTTGAGAATAGGCGCCATCGGTGGGACGCTGGTGACATGATACAGGATATTGAGGAGCATCGGGGGTTTGGCGAGTGCTTGTGTCGGTGTAATCCCTTCTCGGAGTATCCGCATCATCAATTCCGCTGCCTGTAGTCCACGTTGGCGTTGATCGATGTGGGGCGTTGTCTTATAAATCACGAGTGCCGTCGATTCGGTGACCATCTGCTCGGAGACGTTGGCGTGCTGATCAAGCGTAACAACGATCGGTAAGTCGTAACCCAATGCATCGCGAAGTCGTCGTAAAACCTCACCATCACCATCGGGATAACTTTCAACGACCATCGCGCCGTGCAGAGCGAGGAGGATCCCTTCATGTTTCGGCGCGGCTTTGAGGTGCTGGATCAACATCTCGGTCATGCGGTCGAAGACATCGTCTGTTACTGGGCCTGCGGGCATTGCAGTCGCCATGAACGTCGGATAAATCGTATAATCGTACTGCGTCGCGCCTTGAATAAATCCACTTATTTCGTGATGTGCTTCTCCCCAGGTTTTTATTATATTATTCGCATGGGTTTGAGAGAACGCAGCAGCATCGGTGGGGGTGCCGCTAAATGTGTTGGATTCGTGCATGATTCCGGCGATAGCAAGTGTTGT encodes:
- a CDS encoding N-6 DNA methylase; the encoded protein is MNFQTCRERYLQSLQQTQTVSEATPELSLYPHLQVFLEDIATAHFGRDTVRFTQEPRRLNQIGRPDFIAMDGLLPVGYIEAEAYGRDLDALTGHAREQNTRFIENLDNFILTNFVEFRLYMDGQLRATANITDTPENLEGLLERFLDIGGVQIASPEALAGYLARRTRELQTQIATTLTDESSNTHVMFSAFRETLISTLTSDDFADMYAQTLAYGLFAARCTLPNATNFSRHTAVEALPRSNPFLVQLFYHVASPTLETNVTYILDDIASLLQNVPTEMLRTAFAARNHLEDPVIHFYETFLAEYDPQRRVDRGVYYTPPQVISYIVRSVDSLLKTELNRPDGLADDGTLILDPATGTGGFLLAVLDHIRESVTETYGTGEWIQYINAALVKRIFGFELLVAPYTIAHLKLSLFLQAQGWRADERLRIYLTNTLENPGEMQPSLPFAGFISDEANAALSVKRDEPLLVILGNPPYTRHSANPSRVKGNLTFIGELIEDYRQVDGQPLDEDTSKALQDDYVKFIRWAQWRIDKNGEGIVGYIVNNNFLDAPTVRGMRQSLLEGFNTIYLLNLHGSNRRTEAVPEAERDENVFDISQGVCILLCVKESDNPAPAKVYYADMWGSREEKYNALSEADVKSTMRTARNELQPTSPDYLFVPQARDYKAEYDKMEWKIIDIFQTSSIGIVTARDKLTIHWTAEEVRETVTDFVSLSVNEAREKYNLRKDTQDWKVHLAQTDLHNHPDAEQHIKPILYRPFDTRWTYYTGESRGFQCRPRPENMPHLLASNIALSVCRIVKSPAWQHVLITDKITENCYISNTTSESGHVFPLYLYPDPEELGISTERALNFKPGFLTALSEALKLSQVEPFKLPQGISPEEILAYIYAVLYSPTYRKRYYEFLKYDFPRIPLPQDITQFRTLSTLGQRLIDCHLLKESRPEVAPTGRGVPVVHRFEGEGDGIVSRVRYVDGKVWINPTQHFTNVPLAVWEYEVGAYQVCEKWLKDRRGEMLRYEDVRQYRAILVAVAETLQVMAEIDGFS
- a CDS encoding AAA family ATPase → MRLIIDMPIIDSKPAPIGEKTMDVHIKAKNFGPIEKAEIDLRPLTVFVGESNTGKTYLAALIYALHQNFRGISQFPWASSAASYFSFISRSRDHRSQSRQEEVVQEMLKVLEKLNTPGRHFRFSDLPQQMSSRSQSILTDQENFTYELQRCFDLESASKLIRFTGSQDNEMKVSLSVRESDQTYWDFETRVAGSDNPTITGHINPDMILLNAKDPMRRDKFNETSDVERLFQTLSGQRWRAVDSYYLPAARSGIMQSRDVLSTALIKRATRIGLDRLEASTFSGMIADFLEQIFQYREPKRLSSKISRVAKQLETELLEGKIEVKRPTSEAYPEFLYRPEQAEDGLRMSHSSAMVSELAPLVLFLRGIVKQGDLLIIEEPESHLHPMAQTKIAQTLARLIRVGVQVVITTHSNYLLQQIGNLIREGELRKQGESTSESVDYLKEEEVGAWWFHKNKAVTELPFDLTEGIEPEDHLDIAEDLYNRSAGLQNRIEETKGRDAVESE
- a CDS encoding M81 family metallopeptidase; this translates as MTTLAIAGIMHESNTFSGTPTDAAAFSQTHANNIIKTWGEAHHEISGFIQGATQYDYTIYPTFMATAMPAGPVTDDVFDRMTEMLIQHLKAAPKHEGILLALHGAMVVESYPDGDGEVLRRLRDALGYDLPIVVTLDQHANVSEQMVTESTALVIYKTTPHIDQRQRGLQAAELMMRILREGITPTQALAKPPMLLNILYHVTSVPPMAPILNAAKQLEEDPNILVGNVAVGYPYADVHEAGPAFVVVTDDDPELAQREANRLSDMLWDVRGHLTLDLPDAAQAVEQAIQSESPPVILVEMGDNIGGGSPGDSTFILTELIQQNASGFVVVVYDPEAVQTCIQTGVGGTVSLEVGGKADDLHGDPVPIRGTVRLIHDGQYIETQPRHGGVRYHDQGLTTVVAVGDSLVVLTSRRQTPFSLQQLYSLGIDPTEMRMIVVKAAVAYRAAYEPIAGQIIEVDTPGLTAVNPLHFEYHDIRRPVFPLDDL